A single window of Planctomycetaceae bacterium DNA harbors:
- a CDS encoding NAD(P)/FAD-dependent oxidoreductase, whose product MIQINPDVPVNYLPAISESYDVIVVGGGPAGSTTAALVAEYGHSVLLLERAELPRFHVGESLIPETYWPLKRLGLIERLKQSAFPRKYSVQFVSDGIKESAPFYFDEYNSHESSVTWQVVRGPFDQMLLDRATELGAVVHTSAHVTEVIFEDDTAVGVKCRLLNEDGGRTERRIASKVVVDATGQTSFISSRRNERDRDPHLRKGTIWTYWKNARRDSGRDEGATLIMQTEGKQSWFWYIPLPDNVVSIGCTGSMNYMFGGDAGDPSAVYQRELDRCPAMKSRLTDAERCTDFFTTKDFSYYSRKGSGNGWVLVGDAFGFIDPVYSSGVFLALKGGEFAADAIHDALERTDVSAARLGQWQPLYRQGLENFRKLVYAFYAPEFSFGTFLRDNPQYKSNMVDILVGDVFKPGVGDIFDAMGIVEPPLDAPPRVAAAK is encoded by the coding sequence ATGATCCAGATCAATCCAGATGTCCCCGTCAATTATCTTCCCGCCATCAGCGAAAGCTACGATGTCATCGTTGTTGGCGGCGGCCCGGCGGGAAGCACGACGGCCGCACTGGTGGCCGAGTACGGGCACAGTGTTCTGCTGCTGGAACGCGCCGAACTGCCTCGGTTTCATGTCGGAGAATCTCTGATTCCCGAAACCTACTGGCCGCTGAAACGACTGGGCCTGATCGAACGGCTGAAACAGTCGGCGTTTCCCCGCAAATACAGCGTGCAGTTCGTCAGCGACGGCATCAAGGAATCGGCGCCGTTCTATTTCGACGAATACAACTCCCACGAAAGCAGCGTCACGTGGCAGGTGGTGCGAGGCCCGTTCGACCAGATGCTGCTGGACCGCGCCACGGAACTGGGAGCCGTCGTCCATACCTCGGCGCACGTCACCGAAGTGATCTTCGAAGACGACACCGCCGTTGGTGTGAAGTGTCGGCTGCTGAATGAAGACGGCGGCCGCACCGAACGGCGGATCGCCTCCAAAGTCGTCGTGGACGCCACCGGACAGACGTCGTTCATTTCCAGCCGGCGCAACGAACGCGACCGCGATCCTCATCTGCGAAAAGGAACGATCTGGACGTATTGGAAAAACGCCCGCCGCGATTCCGGACGCGACGAAGGCGCGACGCTTATCATGCAGACCGAAGGCAAACAGTCCTGGTTCTGGTACATCCCGCTGCCGGACAACGTCGTCAGCATCGGCTGCACCGGCAGCATGAATTACATGTTCGGCGGCGATGCGGGAGACCCGTCCGCCGTCTATCAGCGTGAACTCGATCGCTGTCCGGCGATGAAATCCCGCCTGACCGACGCCGAACGCTGCACCGATTTCTTCACGACAAAAGACTTTTCGTACTATTCTCGAAAAGGATCCGGCAACGGCTGGGTGCTGGTCGGCGACGCGTTTGGTTTCATCGATCCGGTGTATTCCAGCGGTGTCTTTCTGGCTCTGAAAGGCGGAGAATTCGCGGCCGACGCCATCCACGATGCTCTGGAACGAACGGATGTGTCGGCGGCTCGGCTGGGACAATGGCAGCCGCTGTACCGGCAGGGGCTCGAAAACTTCCGCAAGCTGGTGTACGCGTTTTACGCTCCGGAATTCAGCTTCGGGACGTTTCTGCGAGACAATCCGCAGTACAAGTCAAACATGGTCGACATCCTGGTGGGCGACGTGTTCAAACCGGGCGTCGGCGACATCTTCGACGCCATGGGAATCGTGGAACCACCGCTCGACGCGCCTCCAAGAGTTGCCGCGGCGAAATAG
- a CDS encoding tetratricopeptide repeat protein: MRKYLPPVLLLAAIAAILCWQMMTPSLSSAERLRAARIALRAHRFAQAEELAAALIEDEDNAAAALIAGEAASRQERFADAMEYYQRAIDWTDEDRPRSQNLVYFAEAAVQIGQLSTAENAYRQAMSLDFENGLAQSRLEILLRTEGRLLESRELLKKRVDSNTADFDQVLNYGYPSRQRAFPDSLKDHMSTLRNDRLPLIAMAREEIVDGNTARAANDLRFVLERYPDCIDAQVALGSILIDEDESQFVNWYTDLPDACREHSAVWMLKGLFAERQALWDEEREDMRKLCRGNLRLLKRRLTWQSLWISLELRKRRPRVANDRQTSGRSNCCWMTCTTTSSLAKRWRRLFRCC; this comes from the coding sequence TTGCGAAAGTATCTTCCTCCCGTGCTGCTGCTTGCCGCCATTGCAGCGATCCTGTGCTGGCAGATGATGACTCCATCGCTCAGTTCTGCGGAACGTTTGCGAGCCGCCAGGATCGCCCTGCGGGCACACCGGTTTGCTCAGGCGGAAGAGCTGGCTGCGGCATTGATCGAAGACGAAGACAACGCCGCCGCTGCGCTGATCGCCGGAGAAGCGGCGTCGCGGCAGGAGCGGTTTGCCGACGCGATGGAATACTATCAGAGGGCCATCGACTGGACGGATGAAGACAGGCCGCGATCGCAGAATCTGGTTTACTTCGCAGAAGCCGCCGTTCAGATCGGGCAGTTGTCGACCGCCGAAAACGCTTATCGCCAGGCGATGTCGCTGGATTTCGAAAACGGTCTGGCGCAGAGTCGGCTGGAAATCCTGTTGCGCACCGAAGGGCGGCTGCTGGAATCCCGCGAGTTGCTGAAGAAGCGAGTCGATTCCAACACCGCCGACTTCGACCAGGTACTGAACTACGGCTATCCGTCGCGGCAGCGAGCGTTTCCGGATTCGCTGAAGGATCACATGTCGACTCTTCGAAACGACCGTCTGCCGCTGATCGCGATGGCTCGCGAAGAAATCGTCGACGGGAACACGGCTCGGGCCGCGAACGATCTGCGGTTCGTGCTGGAACGATATCCCGATTGCATCGACGCTCAGGTCGCGCTGGGAAGCATTCTGATCGACGAAGACGAATCGCAGTTCGTGAACTGGTACACGGACCTGCCGGATGCCTGCCGCGAACATTCCGCCGTCTGGATGCTGAAGGGCCTGTTTGCGGAACGTCAGGCCCTGTGGGACGAAGAGCGCGAGGATATGCGGAAGCTGTGTCGCGGGAACCTGCGTTTGCTGAAGCGACGACTCACCTGGCAATCGCTCTGGATCAGCTTGGAGCTTCGGAAGCGGCGGCCGCGTGTCGCGAACGATCGGCAAACTTCCGGAAGATCGAACTGCTGCTGGATGACCTGTACGACGACAAGCAGCCTCGCGAAACGCTGGCGCAGATTGTTCCGCTGCTGCTGA
- a CDS encoding coproporphyrinogen-III oxidase family protein, with the protein MTALPEGVTQRDPDDFRGGPVFDIYFDFSAEGGRDMSAADTATTTEVGSYFISNYPPFSLWTGEHVPDVFEALERPLTETRQTPLGLYIHIPFCRKRCKFCYFRVYTNQNAKAIEDYVQALISEIEIISRKPAVGGRELSVVYFGGGTPSYLSSRQLQSLRERMSEHVTWDNAREVTFECEPGTLSLEKVQTLKDIGITRISLGVENFDDSILEQNGRAHLSPEVMRAYGWIQQVGFPQVNIDLIAGMVGETDENWHRCIEQTIEMQPDNITMYQMELPFNTVYSREMKEQGLDSPVADWPTKRRWVSEAIDRLQQAGYHISSGNELVRNPETDHFIYRDNLFRGADLIATGVSSFGHFQGVHYQNLDQIEDYMETVGRGELPVNRALRPTPHQLLIRELVLLMKEGQVDGGRLNRKYGVNIFKEFADPFRNQQAAGYLVVDGDQIRLTRKGLLQVDSLLPEYFEEEHRSVRYT; encoded by the coding sequence TTGACAGCGCTGCCTGAAGGAGTGACGCAGCGCGATCCGGACGATTTTCGCGGCGGCCCGGTTTTCGACATTTACTTTGATTTTTCAGCAGAAGGTGGACGCGACATGTCCGCGGCAGACACGGCGACAACCACGGAAGTCGGCAGCTATTTCATTTCCAACTATCCGCCGTTTTCGCTGTGGACCGGCGAACACGTGCCGGATGTCTTCGAAGCGCTCGAACGGCCGCTGACGGAAACTCGCCAGACGCCGCTGGGGCTGTACATTCACATTCCGTTCTGCCGCAAGCGCTGCAAGTTCTGCTACTTCCGCGTTTACACCAACCAGAACGCGAAAGCGATCGAAGACTACGTTCAGGCGCTGATCAGTGAGATCGAAATCATCAGCCGCAAACCGGCGGTCGGCGGTCGCGAACTAAGTGTCGTGTACTTCGGCGGCGGCACTCCGTCGTATCTCAGTTCGCGGCAACTGCAGTCTCTGCGGGAACGCATGAGCGAACACGTGACATGGGACAATGCCCGCGAAGTCACGTTTGAATGCGAACCGGGCACGCTTAGCCTGGAGAAGGTTCAGACGCTGAAGGACATCGGCATCACCCGCATTTCCCTGGGAGTCGAAAACTTCGACGACAGCATTCTGGAACAGAATGGACGTGCTCACCTGTCGCCGGAAGTGATGAGAGCCTACGGCTGGATTCAGCAGGTTGGGTTTCCACAGGTCAACATCGATCTGATCGCCGGCATGGTCGGCGAAACCGATGAAAACTGGCACCGCTGCATCGAACAGACCATCGAAATGCAGCCGGACAACATCACCATGTATCAGATGGAACTGCCGTTCAACACGGTGTATTCGCGGGAAATGAAGGAGCAGGGACTGGATTCTCCCGTCGCCGACTGGCCCACCAAACGCCGCTGGGTCAGTGAAGCCATCGACCGCCTGCAGCAGGCCGGCTATCACATTTCCAGCGGCAATGAACTGGTTCGCAACCCGGAAACGGATCACTTCATCTATCGGGACAATCTGTTTCGGGGAGCCGATCTGATCGCCACGGGGGTCTCTTCGTTCGGGCATTTTCAGGGAGTGCATTATCAGAATCTGGATCAGATCGAAGACTACATGGAAACCGTCGGCCGCGGGGAACTGCCGGTCAACCGCGCGCTGCGGCCGACGCCTCATCAACTGCTGATCCGTGAACTGGTGCTGCTGATGAAGGAAGGTCAGGTCGACGGCGGACGGCTGAACAGGAAGTACGGCGTCAACATCTTCAAAGAGTTCGCCGATCCGTTTCGGAACCAGCAGGCCGCCGGTTACCTGGTCGTCGACGGTGATCAGATCCGGCTGACTCGCAAAGGTCTGCTGCAGGTTGATAGTCTGCTGCCCGAATACTTCGAAGAAGAACACAGATCCGTCCGGTACACATAG